gccaaccactccgagagtgtagtgggtgcttttacatgccaccggcacgagggccagtcaggtggtactggcaacggccacgctcaaatggtgttttttacattccccctgcacaggagccagtccagcggcactagcaacgacctcgcttgaatgttttttcgtaccaccagcacaaatgccagtaacgcagtgctggtaacgatcacgctcaaatggtgcttttcacgtgccaccagtgCGTgccagctgctctggcaatgatcacgctcggatgacGCTGTTAGTGGGGCCCAGCATGATGGCATTTTATAGCGAGGAATGCATTAATGAATATAGTCCTCCCTTTCAAGATTGAATGGGATAACTTGAGGAAaacttaactgctatttttaggagACCATACAAGTAGAGGTCCTATTGCTGCTACATAAATATTTAGCCTCCTGCATAGCCATAGCTACCCTAATAAGCAGACATTCGATCAAAAACCATTTTGTCCTTTCCTCTGGTATTGTATATACAACCTTAAAATATGGGGTAAAGAAAAAGACTCCTCTAGCAAGCAATGAGGAATAACTCTTTGTACCCGGAGTCACATTTTGACAGGATGCCCCAGGACACGATGTGAAGGCCGATACAAGGGGAGACACAACAAGGTTCTTGCAGATATTACAAAGTGGACTGCTTTGCAAAGGATGAAGACAAATAAACACCAGCCAACACAACCAAAGGGCATCATATTCTCAAAGGAAAGTGATAAAACAACCAATGTGAAAATAATGGGAGGAAATacgttttatattttgtgttcagCCTCAGAATGGGTGATGTAAGTTAAACTGAGGGGCTGAGTTGTCTTTTCAGAGGAAATAGTGGTAATATCACTCTGATAACTGAAGAAAGCCATTGAAGAGATAGGTATGGCAGCTGAAACTAGGTTAAGATGGCTATGGTTGATAATAGACCACAAATGGAACACTCCTATAGATGAAGACTAGCTTAATCGTCTCTGCCCATTCAGGTGAAGCGtacgggcgaaatgcttgtgACCTGCTGACCGATACGGAAAGGTTTACAGCATTGAAATCGATTTAGAAAAGTTTGCAAAACCTCTGAGTAGCTCCTGCAGTTCTTGCGAGGGAGGTAAACCCTCTCAGATGTTTATTTTACCTGcagtaatacataaataaataggtgTCAAGAATGTACAGTATAATCTGAGAGAAatgtggctgctgtttctagcagattgcgCAGGTACGCAGAGGTTCCATTGATAATATGAAGTTGTTTAGTCGCAGAAAAGCCATGGCTGTTCAGACTTGGCTACACGGTGCTGGTCAATCCATAGTTGTTAACGGAATAACTACGAAACTACGTGTAATTATGAATCTCTAAGTgtctacatattttcttttatacatttatgataATAACAGTTTATCCAGATTTTCTTACTTCCGCCCAGCATCTACCAAAATCATTTCCGGCGGAGAACATTGTCTTATGTTTGTTAAAAGAATTTaccaaagaaaatacaaagataaaaaggaaaagtgaGTTTTTATAGTGTTTTAAATctacataaaaacattttcaaggcGGGGTTTCGGAATAACTGTTGTTTCCCAATGAGGTAAGGACAGGGTGAAGAATTTTAATATTCTACGATTTTCCGCCAAAATTTGTATCAGAATCGTAATTTCCTTTGCatcaaataataattttagaagaaaaaaatgagcaGTAGCTGTCACTAACAAAATAGTTTTTCTTTCAGGGGTTTTTATcggcattttaaaaaattattttcgacATTTTATGGAATCCCGCATTATTAAACAGTTGTAAATCGCTACAGTCTTTTGGTTTTTAGGTCTGTAAATTCGTGGGACTAAAATCGAAGCTGGACAATATGAgcgaaaatacaaaaatagtctTGGGATTTCCCGACAAAGCGAAACATATATGAAATACTtgacaaacagaaatacattaaTTTAATGTTCTTTCGAtcaaatgtttacaaatatatttttggtaatcttccagtttcgaggggtaaaagaaatattcaagggaaataactgaacgacttaacAGTATTATCCGTATTGCTTTTtctctaaaacagcatgcgacggaattttttttttatgaaagtttaaaatgtttttttctttttccaaaacgGAAAATAagatgttgtgcagccggtcttccacgaggcattttcgacttctcataagaaactatgatattcaatcacctgtgtgatttatatataagcaGTTAACGTCATCAAAtcacgtgatttatttataaacaaagtaatacggataatactggtaagacgtcggttatttcccttgtaatttatttacttttttaaccctcgaaactggaagattatcccgagttcgaattccgctgaggtcaattttcCCTGTCATCCTCTCGGGTCGATTAAGTGCTAATAGCACAGTACTTGATTCGATGCAATTAACTTGGGGCCCTCCTCGAAATTTGCTGATTCTGCACCGAAActtaaatgaattaatattattattgctgttctttTTGAGGTCGGTTTATTGGCGGAAGTTAAGGACATAGACTGCACCCACCTTTCGGTAATTTTTTTTTNNNNNNNNNNatgtttagcggtatttcatctactgttacgttctgagttcaaactccgccgaggtcgactttgcctttcatcctttcgggggtcgataaattaagtaccagttacgcactggggtcgatgtaatcgacttaatccctttgtctgtccttgtttgtcccctctatgtttaagccccctgtgggcaataaagaaataagaaacgaaatAAATTTCCACAATTAAATTATCCTCTATATCTTGTactgtttttcttatttcagGATCCTTACCGAAACtggcataaaaaaaaagtgtttttataTCTGAAGCATTGTTAATATTCCCCATCTTTTCAAGACTCAAGGATGATGTTATGCAGAACAAATATAACCATGTTTATATAAAGTCTTGTGAATTATGGAGAAAGGTTTCTTCTGGGTGAGATTATTTGCAACATTTGTGTAATTCACTGTCTGGAATGAGTACAAAATACTTTTGCATTGTGTAAAGATAAATCTATAAAGGATTTTGCAGAGTCGATGGACCTACAGCAGAAGGAATATTTGTTAGCAATAAAttgcagaaaggaaagcaaaAGGCATATTCATATGATGTGGTGAAAGAAGGAAAATtgttgtttgtttaaaatattaattctttatccTGAAGAGATGGCAAAAGATTTAGCAAAATCTTCATATGAGTGTGATATCTGTAACAAGTCATTCACTAAACAATGTCAACTAACTActcatatacgtattcatacaggagaaaaactaCATTACTGTGATTTCTGTGGTAAAGCATACATTCGAAATGATGAGttaactattcacaaacgtattcatacaggagagaggccatattactgtgatgtctgtggtaagaCTTTTTATCGAAGTGGTGAGTTAACTATTCATgtacgtgttcatacaggagagaaaccatatcagtgtgatatctgtggcaaatccttCACTCGTACAGATattttaactacacacaaacgtattcacacaggagagaaaccatatcagtgtgatatgtGCAGTAAATCATTCCCCAATAGTACTAACCTGACtgatcacaaacgcattcatactggagaaaagccatatcactgtgatttctgtggtaaatcattcaatcAAAGCAATCAGCTaattaaacacaaacgtattcatacaggagaaaagccttTTCACTGTGATgtatgtgataaatcattctctcgaaacgATGAGTTAACTGCTCACAAAtatgttcatacaggagaaaaaccttatcaatgtgatatctgtggtaaatcattccttcAAAATAGTGCCTTGACTggacacaagcgtattcatactggagaaaaacgatatatttgtgatgtttgtggtaaagcATTTCCTCGAAGTAATAACTTAactgcacacaaacgtattcataccaaagaaaaaccatttcattgtggtgtgtgtggtaaatcattttcacaCAGTAATTCCTTAACTGatcacacacgtattcatactggagagagaccttatcactgtgatgtctgtggtaaaacattcccTCGAAGTAATTCTTTGAGTGATCACAagcgcattcatactggagaaaaaccatatcattgtgaaatttgtggtaaaacatttatTCGGAGTAATGAGTTAAAGGtccataaacgtattcacacaggagaaacaccatatcattgtgatgtctgtggtaaatcattctctcaaaataattCCTTGACtaatcacaaacgcattcatactggggaaaaaccatatgattgtgatatctgtggtaaatcattctctagaaataATTCCTTGGCTGACCACAAACGcgttcatactggagaaaaaccatatcaatgtaatgtctgtggtaaatcattctctcagcaTGCTGCTGTAGCCGTACATAAACGTGTTCATGCCAGAGAAAAGCCACAGCATTGATATATCTGTAGTAAATTATTCTCTTACTATTTAATCTGTTAACTAAACACAAAGGTATTCATATGGGGCGGAAAATTATATTACTGTAATATCTGGTAAATTTTTGTGTCAGCCTGATTTAGTTATTCACATCTGTAAGCTTACATGAGAGAAAGAACTTCATTCTGATATTTGTGACTGTGATAGGTGAGagactaaaaataataaaaagaaacaaagtacaGTATTTCATCATACTATTAAGTTGCTGGAtaaatttgttcatttctttccTGTATTCTTtcaattaacatgaaaaatatttttatcataatgttttcttgtttatatgtAGCTCTTTTCTTCCTGtacaattttcatttattatttcccaagtttgaacaaaatttatctcttttcaGATGATGATGGAATGCCAGTTCCATCATCTTAATTGGCATTCCATTATATGATGTTGGTGACATCTTTAATTTCATGTATGGCATGATTCCTTCATGATTTCATACTGAaacttaattattaatttcaaagtgttgtggactttgaaattaataattatgtcAAAATTGGTGGAGTAATATTTGAATTATCATCAAtgatgtttttatgttcatttcccAATGCATGCCTACATAGAAAATGGGTGGAGGGGGAATAGGCAAGCATGATGCATGAGAGGTGCAGAGGGATCGCTTCCAGGACTCGGTTTTTCTGAGGTGGGAGATTCTTATtgagaacctcatatcaccagagaccccagtcctttgtcatctcatctgtcAGGCACAGGGCTTAAGGTTAACCTCTACCACTTCATCTCATCTGCTCCTAGATCTTCCTTTTCCACTAGTTCCAGCTACATTAAGTCATGGGtactttatacagctgtcttcatccatacgcatcacctGTCCATATCAGTGCAGGCTTCTTTCTTGAACACAACATCTGATTCCTGTTATACCCAACTTTTCAATGTGTACCTTTCCACAAATTctttcatgcacactcacattgcACATCCACTTGTGCATActtgctttgtttctttccagCCTTCTCAAATTCTCTGCATTTcaggcccatgtctcactaccccACATCattgcagttctaacacaagcatcataaAACCAGCCATTCACCATTAGGA
The sequence above is a segment of the Octopus bimaculoides isolate UCB-OBI-ISO-001 chromosome 13, ASM119413v2, whole genome shotgun sequence genome. Coding sequences within it:
- the LOC106867220 gene encoding zinc finger protein 271, with protein sequence MAKDLAKSSYECDICNKSFTKQCQLTTHIRIHTGEKLHYCDFCGKAYIRNDELTIHKRIHTGERPYYCDVCGKTFYRSGELTIHVRVHTGEKPYQCDICGKSFTRTDILTTHKRIHTGEKPYQCDMCSKSFPNSTNLTDHKRIHTGEKPYHCDFCGKSFNQSNQLIKHKRIHTGEKPFHCDVCDKSFSRNDELTAHKYVHTGEKPYQCDICGKSFLQNSALTGHKRIHTGEKRYICDVCGKAFPRSNNLTAHKRIHTKEKPFHCGVCGKSFSHSNSLTDHTRIHTGERPYHCDVCGKTFPRSNSLSDHKRIHTGEKPYHCEICGKTFIRSNELKVHKRIHTGETPYHCDVCGKSFSQNNSLTNHKRIHTGEKPYDCDICGKSFSRNNSLADHKRVHTGEKPYQCNVCGKSFSQHAAVAVHKRVHAREKPQH